Proteins from a single region of Fundidesulfovibrio putealis DSM 16056:
- a CDS encoding EF-Tu C-terminal domain-related protein codes for RVERGIIKVGEEVEIVGIKNSVKTTCTGVEMFRKLLDQGQAGDNVGVLLRGIKREDVERGQVLAKPGSITPHKKYKAEVYILNKEEGGRHTPFFSGYRPQFYFRTTDVTGVVTLNEGVEMVMPGDNATFNVELIAPIAMETGLRFAIREGGRTVGAGVVTEIME; via the coding sequence CGTGTCGAGCGCGGCATCATCAAGGTCGGCGAGGAAGTCGAGATCGTCGGCATCAAGAATTCCGTCAAGACCACCTGCACCGGCGTGGAAATGTTCCGCAAGCTGCTGGACCAGGGTCAGGCGGGCGACAACGTTGGCGTGCTGCTTCGCGGCATCAAGCGTGAAGACGTCGAGCGCGGCCAGGTTCTGGCCAAGCCCGGCTCGATCACCCCGCACAAGAAGTACAAGGCCGAGGTGTACATCCTGAATAAGGAAGAGGGCGGCCGTCACACCCCGTTCTTCTCCGGCTACCGCCCGCAGTTCTACTTCCGCACCACCGACGTGACCGGTGTGGTGACCCTGAACGAAGGCGTCGAGATGGTCATGCCTGGCGACAACGCCACCTTCAACGTCGAGCTCATCGCCCCCATCGCCATGGAGACCGGTCTGCGCTTCGCCATCCGCGAAGGCGGCCGCACCGTCGGCGCCGGTGTCGTTACCGAGATCATGGAGTAA